The Solanum lycopersicum chromosome 9, SLM_r2.1 genome window below encodes:
- the LOC101252325 gene encoding uncharacterized protein isoform X6, which yields MGEQNQPNFVGTQWAFLGSTNDSFYLAGHEFNNQYMTEVGIDGIHYVPVPSPQWIHDQQTPHNYVEYLAENVVSEVDASVEATGFSLLEGSADIISQEIRYPRPYYEGVPPNCLNSSEHQRGALTWELRGNVRHASGPCSDASAAGSSYSSKSSRKARAALSDRDLSRSRLGGEPTSIPFVFLEGCGHYILDEQQIEPLEDTMGKLLEVNPSLATQLLESKSLFVMPLALAEGLHHHE from the exons ATGGGAGAGCAGAATCAGCCTAATTTCGTAGGAACACAATGGGCATTTCTTGGAAGTACAAATGATTCTTTTTATCTAGCGGGCCATGAATTTAACAATCAGTACATGACTGAAGTTGGAATTGATGGGATCCATTATGTTCCTGTGCCTTCACCTCAGTGGATCCATGACCAGCAAACACCACATAATTATGTCGAATATCTTGCAGAGAATGTGGTCTCTGAGGTAGATGCTTCGGTAGAAGCTACTGGTTTCAGCCTACTCGAGGGCTCTGCTGACATTATTTCTCAGGAG ATAAGATATCCGAGGCCTTATTATGAAGGTGTGCCACCCAACTGTTTAAATAGCTCAGAACATCAACGAGGTGCCTTG ACATGGGAGTTAAGAGGAAATGTCAGGCATGCTTCTGGGCCTTGCTCTGATGCATCAGCTGCTGGGTCATCGTATTCTTCCAAAAGCTCTAGAAAAGCAAGAGCTGCATTATCTGATCGG GATCTCAGTAGGAGCAGATTGGGTGGTGAACCTACTTCTATCCCGTTTGTATTTCTTGAG GGATGTGGCCATTACATTCTTGATGAACAGCAGATTGAACCTCTGGAAGACACAATGGGAAAGTTGCTGGAAGTGAATCCTTCATTGGCAACCCAATTGCTGGAGAGTAAGAGCCTGTTTGTGATGCCTTTGGCTCTGGCAGAAGGACTGCATCATCATGAGTAG
- the LOC101252325 gene encoding transcription factor UNE12 isoform X2, with the protein MGEQNQPNFVGTQWAFLGSTNDSFYLAGHEFNNQYMTEVGIDGIHYVPVPSPQWIHDQQTPHNYVEYLAENVVSEVDASVEATGFSLLEGSADIISQEIRYPRPYYEGVPPNCLNSSEHQRGALTWELRGNVRHASGPCSDASAAGSSYSSKSSRKARAALSDRHRRMKIAERIDALGELFSCSKQGGKASQMDEIIDHIKYLQFQMKDLSRSRLGGEPTSIPFVFLEGCGHYILDEQQIEPLEDTMGKLLEVNPSLATQLLESKSLFVMPLALAEGLHHHE; encoded by the exons ATGGGAGAGCAGAATCAGCCTAATTTCGTAGGAACACAATGGGCATTTCTTGGAAGTACAAATGATTCTTTTTATCTAGCGGGCCATGAATTTAACAATCAGTACATGACTGAAGTTGGAATTGATGGGATCCATTATGTTCCTGTGCCTTCACCTCAGTGGATCCATGACCAGCAAACACCACATAATTATGTCGAATATCTTGCAGAGAATGTGGTCTCTGAGGTAGATGCTTCGGTAGAAGCTACTGGTTTCAGCCTACTCGAGGGCTCTGCTGACATTATTTCTCAGGAG ATAAGATATCCGAGGCCTTATTATGAAGGTGTGCCACCCAACTGTTTAAATAGCTCAGAACATCAACGAGGTGCCTTG ACATGGGAGTTAAGAGGAAATGTCAGGCATGCTTCTGGGCCTTGCTCTGATGCATCAGCTGCTGGGTCATCGTATTCTTCCAAAAGCTCTAGAAAAGCAAGAGCTGCATTATCTGATCGG CATCGCAGGATGAAAATTGCTGAAAGAATAGATGCATTAGGAGAACTGTTTTCGTGCTCTAAACAG GGTGGAAAAGCATCTCAAATGGATGAAATTATTGATCATATCAAATATCTGCAGTTCCAGATGAAG GATCTCAGTAGGAGCAGATTGGGTGGTGAACCTACTTCTATCCCGTTTGTATTTCTTGAG GGATGTGGCCATTACATTCTTGATGAACAGCAGATTGAACCTCTGGAAGACACAATGGGAAAGTTGCTGGAAGTGAATCCTTCATTGGCAACCCAATTGCTGGAGAGTAAGAGCCTGTTTGTGATGCCTTTGGCTCTGGCAGAAGGACTGCATCATCATGAGTAG
- the LOC101252325 gene encoding transcription factor UNE12 isoform X1, whose product MGEQNQPNFVGTQWAFLGSTNDSFYLAGHEFNNQYMTEVGIDGIHYVPVPSPQWIHDQQTPHNYVEYLAENVVSEVDASVEATGFSLLEGSADIISQEIRYPRPYYEGVPPNCLNSSEHQRGALTWELRGNVRHASGPCSDASAAGSSYSSKSSRKARAALSDRHRRMKIAERIDALGELFSCSKQGGKASQMDEIIDHIKYLQFQMKDLSRSRLGGEPTSIPFVFLEVLTDLQGCGHYILDEQQIEPLEDTMGKLLEVNPSLATQLLESKSLFVMPLALAEGLHHHE is encoded by the exons ATGGGAGAGCAGAATCAGCCTAATTTCGTAGGAACACAATGGGCATTTCTTGGAAGTACAAATGATTCTTTTTATCTAGCGGGCCATGAATTTAACAATCAGTACATGACTGAAGTTGGAATTGATGGGATCCATTATGTTCCTGTGCCTTCACCTCAGTGGATCCATGACCAGCAAACACCACATAATTATGTCGAATATCTTGCAGAGAATGTGGTCTCTGAGGTAGATGCTTCGGTAGAAGCTACTGGTTTCAGCCTACTCGAGGGCTCTGCTGACATTATTTCTCAGGAG ATAAGATATCCGAGGCCTTATTATGAAGGTGTGCCACCCAACTGTTTAAATAGCTCAGAACATCAACGAGGTGCCTTG ACATGGGAGTTAAGAGGAAATGTCAGGCATGCTTCTGGGCCTTGCTCTGATGCATCAGCTGCTGGGTCATCGTATTCTTCCAAAAGCTCTAGAAAAGCAAGAGCTGCATTATCTGATCGG CATCGCAGGATGAAAATTGCTGAAAGAATAGATGCATTAGGAGAACTGTTTTCGTGCTCTAAACAG GGTGGAAAAGCATCTCAAATGGATGAAATTATTGATCATATCAAATATCTGCAGTTCCAGATGAAG GATCTCAGTAGGAGCAGATTGGGTGGTGAACCTACTTCTATCCCGTTTGTATTTCTTGAG GTTCTCACTGATTTGCAGGGATGTGGCCATTACATTCTTGATGAACAGCAGATTGAACCTCTGGAAGACACAATGGGAAAGTTGCTGGAAGTGAATCCTTCATTGGCAACCCAATTGCTGGAGAGTAAGAGCCTGTTTGTGATGCCTTTGGCTCTGGCAGAAGGACTGCATCATCATGAGTAG
- the LOC101252325 gene encoding uncharacterized protein isoform X5, producing the protein MGEQNQPNFVGTQWAFLGSTNDSFYLAGHEFNNQYMTEVGIDGIHYVPVPSPQWIHDQQTPHNYVEYLAENVVSEVDASVEATGFSLLEGSADIISQEIRYPRPYYEGVPPNCLNSSEHQRGALTWELRGNVRHASGPCSDASAAGSSYSSKSSRKARAALSDRDLSRSRLGGEPTSIPFVFLEVLTDLQGCGHYILDEQQIEPLEDTMGKLLEVNPSLATQLLESKSLFVMPLALAEGLHHHE; encoded by the exons ATGGGAGAGCAGAATCAGCCTAATTTCGTAGGAACACAATGGGCATTTCTTGGAAGTACAAATGATTCTTTTTATCTAGCGGGCCATGAATTTAACAATCAGTACATGACTGAAGTTGGAATTGATGGGATCCATTATGTTCCTGTGCCTTCACCTCAGTGGATCCATGACCAGCAAACACCACATAATTATGTCGAATATCTTGCAGAGAATGTGGTCTCTGAGGTAGATGCTTCGGTAGAAGCTACTGGTTTCAGCCTACTCGAGGGCTCTGCTGACATTATTTCTCAGGAG ATAAGATATCCGAGGCCTTATTATGAAGGTGTGCCACCCAACTGTTTAAATAGCTCAGAACATCAACGAGGTGCCTTG ACATGGGAGTTAAGAGGAAATGTCAGGCATGCTTCTGGGCCTTGCTCTGATGCATCAGCTGCTGGGTCATCGTATTCTTCCAAAAGCTCTAGAAAAGCAAGAGCTGCATTATCTGATCGG GATCTCAGTAGGAGCAGATTGGGTGGTGAACCTACTTCTATCCCGTTTGTATTTCTTGAG GTTCTCACTGATTTGCAGGGATGTGGCCATTACATTCTTGATGAACAGCAGATTGAACCTCTGGAAGACACAATGGGAAAGTTGCTGGAAGTGAATCCTTCATTGGCAACCCAATTGCTGGAGAGTAAGAGCCTGTTTGTGATGCCTTTGGCTCTGGCAGAAGGACTGCATCATCATGAGTAG
- the LOC101252325 gene encoding transcription factor bHLH7 isoform X4 produces MGEQNQPNFVGTQWAFLGSTNDSFYLAGHEFNNQYMTEVGIDGIHYVPVPSPQWIHDQQTPHNYVEYLAENVVSEVDASVEATGFSLLEGSADIISQEIRYPRPYYEGVPPNCLNSSEHQRGALTWELRGNVRHASGPCSDASAAGSSYSSKSSRKARAALSDRGGKASQMDEIIDHIKYLQFQMKDLSRSRLGGEPTSIPFVFLEGCGHYILDEQQIEPLEDTMGKLLEVNPSLATQLLESKSLFVMPLALAEGLHHHE; encoded by the exons ATGGGAGAGCAGAATCAGCCTAATTTCGTAGGAACACAATGGGCATTTCTTGGAAGTACAAATGATTCTTTTTATCTAGCGGGCCATGAATTTAACAATCAGTACATGACTGAAGTTGGAATTGATGGGATCCATTATGTTCCTGTGCCTTCACCTCAGTGGATCCATGACCAGCAAACACCACATAATTATGTCGAATATCTTGCAGAGAATGTGGTCTCTGAGGTAGATGCTTCGGTAGAAGCTACTGGTTTCAGCCTACTCGAGGGCTCTGCTGACATTATTTCTCAGGAG ATAAGATATCCGAGGCCTTATTATGAAGGTGTGCCACCCAACTGTTTAAATAGCTCAGAACATCAACGAGGTGCCTTG ACATGGGAGTTAAGAGGAAATGTCAGGCATGCTTCTGGGCCTTGCTCTGATGCATCAGCTGCTGGGTCATCGTATTCTTCCAAAAGCTCTAGAAAAGCAAGAGCTGCATTATCTGATCGG GGTGGAAAAGCATCTCAAATGGATGAAATTATTGATCATATCAAATATCTGCAGTTCCAGATGAAG GATCTCAGTAGGAGCAGATTGGGTGGTGAACCTACTTCTATCCCGTTTGTATTTCTTGAG GGATGTGGCCATTACATTCTTGATGAACAGCAGATTGAACCTCTGGAAGACACAATGGGAAAGTTGCTGGAAGTGAATCCTTCATTGGCAACCCAATTGCTGGAGAGTAAGAGCCTGTTTGTGATGCCTTTGGCTCTGGCAGAAGGACTGCATCATCATGAGTAG
- the LOC101252325 gene encoding transcription factor bHLH7 isoform X3, whose translation MGEQNQPNFVGTQWAFLGSTNDSFYLAGHEFNNQYMTEVGIDGIHYVPVPSPQWIHDQQTPHNYVEYLAENVVSEVDASVEATGFSLLEGSADIISQEIRYPRPYYEGVPPNCLNSSEHQRGALTWELRGNVRHASGPCSDASAAGSSYSSKSSRKARAALSDRGGKASQMDEIIDHIKYLQFQMKDLSRSRLGGEPTSIPFVFLEVLTDLQGCGHYILDEQQIEPLEDTMGKLLEVNPSLATQLLESKSLFVMPLALAEGLHHHE comes from the exons ATGGGAGAGCAGAATCAGCCTAATTTCGTAGGAACACAATGGGCATTTCTTGGAAGTACAAATGATTCTTTTTATCTAGCGGGCCATGAATTTAACAATCAGTACATGACTGAAGTTGGAATTGATGGGATCCATTATGTTCCTGTGCCTTCACCTCAGTGGATCCATGACCAGCAAACACCACATAATTATGTCGAATATCTTGCAGAGAATGTGGTCTCTGAGGTAGATGCTTCGGTAGAAGCTACTGGTTTCAGCCTACTCGAGGGCTCTGCTGACATTATTTCTCAGGAG ATAAGATATCCGAGGCCTTATTATGAAGGTGTGCCACCCAACTGTTTAAATAGCTCAGAACATCAACGAGGTGCCTTG ACATGGGAGTTAAGAGGAAATGTCAGGCATGCTTCTGGGCCTTGCTCTGATGCATCAGCTGCTGGGTCATCGTATTCTTCCAAAAGCTCTAGAAAAGCAAGAGCTGCATTATCTGATCGG GGTGGAAAAGCATCTCAAATGGATGAAATTATTGATCATATCAAATATCTGCAGTTCCAGATGAAG GATCTCAGTAGGAGCAGATTGGGTGGTGAACCTACTTCTATCCCGTTTGTATTTCTTGAG GTTCTCACTGATTTGCAGGGATGTGGCCATTACATTCTTGATGAACAGCAGATTGAACCTCTGGAAGACACAATGGGAAAGTTGCTGGAAGTGAATCCTTCATTGGCAACCCAATTGCTGGAGAGTAAGAGCCTGTTTGTGATGCCTTTGGCTCTGGCAGAAGGACTGCATCATCATGAGTAG